In Pirellulales bacterium, the DNA window GCGTCGACGACCGTCTCTTCGACAACTGTTGCAGGGGCAGGGGCCGGGGCACGGCGGGCCTTGGCCGCGTCGGTGGCGCTCTGGGCATGGGCGACCAGGGCGTCCACGATGCGTGGATCGACCTTTAGCACCAACTCCCGCAGAATGCTCTCGTTGATGCGGCAATCGCGACGCATCGCGTCGAGTTGGCCGCTATCCAACTGAAAGTAGGCCAGCCAGTAGGTCCCCTTGCGTTGACCATTGATGGGATATGCCAAACGCCGTTCTTCCCACAAGCGGCTGGCCAGAATCGTCCCCTGATACTTCTCGACCATAGCGGCAATCTGCCCGGAAACACCGGCAGGATCGCGCGCG includes these proteins:
- the rpsF gene encoding 30S ribosomal protein S6 — protein: MAVNAYEGLFIFDSNRYARDPAGVSGQIAAMVEKYQGTILASRLWEERRLAYPINGQRKGTYWLAYFQLDSGQLDAMRRDCRINESILRELVLKVDPRIVDALVAHAQSATDAAKARRAPAPAPATVVEETVVDALEDIE